A DNA window from Aestuariispira ectoiniformans contains the following coding sequences:
- a CDS encoding tripartite tricarboxylate transporter TctB family protein, giving the protein MEMKSRTDAVLGVVIATAGITLFFWVIPFEINDAGAYGLPPSFVPKLLAGLMFLLGSLMAARNCRAFLPVSRRDGQSRERAALTWSNMGHLCIVVGTCAAMLWTMGEVGGLSQVPYAGFWVAVPPAVVVFTLIHGQVRLRTLFINAVATPASIYAMSWFVFHIPMP; this is encoded by the coding sequence ATGGAAATGAAATCGCGTACCGATGCCGTCCTGGGGGTGGTAATCGCCACGGCCGGCATCACCCTCTTCTTCTGGGTGATCCCGTTTGAAATCAACGATGCCGGTGCCTACGGCCTGCCGCCGAGCTTTGTGCCAAAGTTGTTGGCCGGACTAATGTTCCTTCTCGGAAGCCTGATGGCCGCCCGCAACTGCCGGGCCTTTCTGCCTGTTTCCCGGAGAGACGGGCAAAGCCGGGAAAGGGCCGCCCTGACCTGGTCGAATATGGGGCATCTCTGCATCGTCGTCGGCACATGCGCCGCCATGTTGTGGACCATGGGCGAAGTCGGTGGTCTCAGCCAGGTTCCCTATGCAGGGTTCTGGGTCGCCGTTCCACCGGCTGTTGTCGTCTTCACCCTGATACATGGCCAGGTCCGCCTGCGTACCCTTTTTATCAATGCCGTGGCGACGCCCGCCTCCATCTACGCAATGTCCTGGTTCGTCTTTCACATTCCGATGCCCTGA